In Drosophila nasuta strain 15112-1781.00 chromosome 2R, ASM2355853v1, whole genome shotgun sequence, a single genomic region encodes these proteins:
- the LOC132785266 gene encoding transcription initiation factor IIA subunit 2 produces the protein MSYQLYRNTTLGNTLQESLDELIQYGQITPALAFKVLLQFDKSINNALNQRVKARVTFKASRLNTYRFCDNVWTLMLNDVEFREVHEFVKVDKVKIVACDGKSGDFN, from the exons ATGTCCTATCAACTATATCGCAATACCACACTGGGCAACACGCTGCAGGAAAGTCTCGACGAGCTGATTCAG TATGGACAAATTACGCCCGCATTGGCATTCAAGGTTCTGCTGCAGTTCGATAAGAGTATTAACAACGCTCTAAATCAACGTGTCAAGGCCCGAGTTACATTTAAAGCATCCAGATTGAATACCTATCGATTCTGCGACAATGTCTGGACCCTGATGTTAAACGATGTGGAGTTTAGAGAAGTTCACGAGTTTGTCAAAGTAGACAAGGTTAAGATTGTGGCGTGTGATGGCAAAAGCGGCGATTTTAACTGA
- the LOC132783955 gene encoding oxidoreductase-like domain-containing protein 1 — MPAPLCFRSARCLLLGRLGSVFPLRQLADKGSDIVIPPEPTTCCMSGCANCVWIEYAETLSKLLGDNDERAREIVLSKIQDPNLKMFLMVELQNMKRLREQKATAAKEQPKETPK, encoded by the exons ATGCCTGCTCCTCTGTGCTTCAGATCGGCGCGATGCCTTCTTTTGGGTCGCCTTGGATCAGTTTTTCCGCTCAGACAGCTGGCAGACAAGGGTTCAGATATAGTG ATTCCTCCCGAACCCACGACATGTTGTATGTCGGGCTGTGCCAATTGCGTTTGGATCGAATACGCTGAAACTCTGTCGAAATTATTGGGCGATAATGATGAGCGTGCACGTGAAATTGTTCTGTCTAAGATCCAAGATCCCAACTTGAAAATGTTTCTAATGGTGGAACTGCAGAACATGAAACGGCTTCGGGAACAAAAAGCAACTGCTGCCAAAGAACAACCCAAGGAAACACCTAAATAG